One Aspergillus oryzae RIB40 DNA, chromosome 2 genomic window carries:
- a CDS encoding NADP(+)-dependent, decarboxylating phosphogluconate dehydrogenase (6-phosphogluconate dehydrogenase), translated as MADQAVADFGLIGLAVMGQNLIMNVADHGFTVCAYNRTTSKVDRFLENEAKGKSIVGAHSIEEFCAKLKRPRRIMLLVMAGKPVDQFIESLLPHLEKGDIIIDGGNSHFPDSNRRTKYLAEKGIRFVGSGVSGGEEGARYGPSLMPGGNEEAWPFIKDIFQSIAAKSEGEACCDWVGDEGAGHYVKMVHNGIEYGDMQLICEAYDILKRGVGMPVNEIAEVFDKWNKGVLDSFLIEITRDVLRFNDDDGTPLVEKILDKAGQKGTGKWTAINALDLGMPVTLIGEAVFSRCLSALKDERVRASSLLPGPTPQFTGDKQAFVDDLEQALYASKIISYAQGFMLMQEAAKEYGWKLNKPSIALMWRGGCIIRSVFLKDITNAYRQNPDLENLLFDKFFNEAIAKAQNGWRNVVSKGALWGIPTPAFSTALSFYDGYRTRDLPANLLQAQRDYFGAHTFRVKPEHANETYPEGKDIHVNWTGRGGNVSASTYIA; from the exons ATGGCTGACCAGGCAGT TGCTGACTTCGGTTTGATCGGTTTGGCCGTCATGGGCCAGAACCTGATCATGAACGTCGCCGATCACGGTTTCACTGTTTGCGCTTACAACCGCACAACCTCCAAGGTTGACCGCTTCCTTGAAAATGAGGCCAAGG GCAAGTCCATTGTCGGTGCTCACTCCATTGAGGAGTTCTGCGCTAAGCTGAAGCGTCCCCGCCGTATCATGCTCCTGGTTATGGCTGGAAAGCCCGTCGACCAGTTCATTGAGTCTCTCCTGCCCCACCTTGAGAAGGGcgatatcatcattgatGGTGGTAACTCCCACTTCCCCGACAGCAACCGCCGTACCAAGTACCTTGCCGAGAAGGGCATCCGCTTCGTCGGTAGCGGTGTCtctggtggtgaggagggtgCCCGTTACGGTCCCTCTCTCATGCCCGGTGGTAACGAGGAGGCCTGGCCTTTCATTaaggatatcttccagagCATTGCCGCCAAGAGCGAAGGTGAGGCTTGCTGCGACTGGGTCGGTGATGAGGGTGCCGGCCACTACGTCAAGATGGTCCACAACGGTATCGAGTATGGTGACATGCAGCTGATCTGTGAG GCCTATGATATTCTCAAGCGTGGTGTTGGCATGCCCGTCAACGAAATCGCCGAAGTCTTCGACAAGTGGAACAAGGGTGTCTTGGACTCCTTCTTGATCGAAATCACCCGCGATGTCCTCCGCTTCAACGATGACGACGGCACTCCCCTCGTTGAGAAGATCCTTGACAAGGCCGGCCAGAAGGGAACCGGCAAGTGGACCGCCATCAACGCTCTTGACCTTGGTATGCCTGTCACCCTGATCGGTGAGGCTGTCTTCTCTCGTTGCCTCAGTGCCCTTAAGGACGAGCGTGTCCGCGCTAGCAGCCTCCTCCCAGGCCCCACTCCTCAATTCACCGGTGACAAGCAGGCTTTCGTCGATGATCTGGAGCAGGCCCTTTATGCTTCTAAGATCATCTCCTATGCCCAGGGCTTCATGCTCATGCAGGAG GCTGCCAAGGAGTACGGCTGGAAGCTTAACAAGCCTTCCATCGCCCTTATGTGGCGTGGTGGCTGCATCATCCGCTCTGTCTTCCTGAAGGACATCACCAACGCCTACCGCCAGAACCCCGACCTTGAGAACCTCCTCTTCGACAAGTTCTtcaacgaagccatcgcCAAGGCCCAGAACGGCTGGAGAAACGTTGTCAGCAAGGGTGCTCTCTGGGGTATCCCTACTCCCGCTTTCAGCACTGCTCTCAGCTTCTACGACGGATACCGCACTCGGGACCTCCCCGCCAACCTGCTGCAGGCTCAGCGTGACTACTTCGGTGCCCACACCTTCCGCGTCAAGCCCGAGCACGCCAACGAGACCTACCCTGAGGGCAAGGACATCCACGTCAACTGGACTGGACGTGGTGGTAATGTGTCCGCCTCTACCTACATTGCTTAA
- a CDS encoding RNP domain protein (RNA-binding proteins) has protein sequence MSFPRPPGLKQAPSSLPPRPPNTASPSPASSQPAYSAAPSYSSAGTSNGYGSSGPRTGYNAFTAFAPRSVASSQPYRTSSPVVSAPPATSAGYSTPTTAGYGSYYSQPQQTYQSGASYYCSAQYNENTYGPSVPRIQNPFPAAGADQANNYGMHGRNYGRSESGLDPETEAQIAQWQSAYANRDETQSTSKVPGRRDGYAVSGTGSGVNTPSGTATAATTPAPVAGQAEPQKTVVRAGGGQTWTDSTLLEWDPAHFRLFVGNLAGEVTDDSLLKAFAKYTSVQKARVIRDKRTQKSKGYGFVSFSDGDDYFKAAREMQGKYIGSHPVLLRRATTEVRPVANSKNGKKHGGGGGSGGGHGGGKVKHDGIRKPGKTKGGLRIIG, from the coding sequence ATGTCCTTTCCGCGACCTCCAGGTCTGAAGCAAGCACCGTCCTCGCTGCCACCGCGGCCACCAAACACAGCATCTCCTTCCCCTGCATCGTCTCAGCCCGCATACTCAGCTGCGCCGTCGTATTCGTCCGCAGGGACTAGCAATGGATATGGCAGCAGCGGGCCTCGGACAGGCTACAATGCTTTCACAGCATTTGCGCCACGCTCCGTAGCTTCTAGTCAACCTTACCGTACCAGTAGCCCCGTCGTATCCGCTCCACCAGCCACCTCAGCCGGATACTCCACCCCCACTACGGCAGGCTACGGTAGCTACTATTCGCAACCACAACAAACATACCAGAGCGGAGCCTCGTACTATTGCTCTGCCCAGTATAATGAAAACACATATGGTCCGTCCGTGCCTCGGATCCAGAATCCCTTTCCCGCTGCGGGAGCTGACCAAGCAAACAATTATGGTATGCACGGGAGGAACTATGGGCGCAGTGAGTCTGGTTTAGATCCGGAGACAGAAGCACAAATTGCACAGTGGCAGAGTGCCTATGCGAACAGAGACGAAACACAGTCGACGAGCAAGGTTCCTGGTCGCCGAGACGGATACGCGGTATCCGGCACTGGCTCTGGTGTCAATACACCCTCCGGCACCGCTACAGCAGCTACCACCCCGGCACCCGTTGCAGGCCAGGCCGAGCCGCAGAAGACTGTTGTTCGGGCTGGTGGTGGCCAGACCTGGACCGACTCAACTCTTCTGGAATGGGACCCCGCACATTTCCGTCTATTTGTAGGAAACCTTGCCGGCGAAGTCACGGACGATTCGTTGCTGAAGGCGTTCGCGAAATACACTTCCGTCCAGAAAGCCCGAGTGATCCGCGACAAACGCACGCAGAAGAGCAAAGGGTATGGGTTCGTCAGTTTCAGCGACGGAGATGACTACTTCAAAGCTGCGAGGGAAATGCAAGGGAAGTATATTGGGTCCCACCCTGTCCTGCTCCGCCGCGCCACTACTGAGGTCCGTCCGGTGGCTAACTcaaagaatgggaagaagcACGGCGGTGGGGGTGGCTCGGGAGGCGGCCACGGCGGAGGAAAAGTCAAGCATGATGGGATCAGAAAGCCTGGCAAGACCAAGGGCGGGTTGAGGATCATCGGATAG
- a CDS encoding uncharacterized protein (predicted protein), which translates to MAPLAGDARSVLKGTWSLAAVAIVVMVLRVVAKLKLRHVGIDDCAMITALLLALVTSTLFSVAVVVYGFGDGLDTHNHSDLVNALKYYVILQVFGIASSCMGRVAFIFYLLPILSTTKISKIILRGLLTLQVVNFVSIVLLLSQCRDIRGIWDPLFAERTECMDVSVEIYYGYFQCSCNGLTDLILSVYPSYIFWNLKLRLRVKISLVILISLGLL; encoded by the exons ATGGCCCCCCTGGCAGGCGATGCAAGGTCAGTCCTGAAGGGAACATGGAGTCTAGCTGCGGTAGCGATTGTGGTTATGGTACTGCGGGTTGTGGCGAAACTAAAGCTTCGCCACGTCGGAATAGATGATTGTGCAATGATCACAGCTCTG CTCCTTGCGCTCGTCACATCTACCCTGTTCAGCGTCGCTGTCGTTGTCTACGGCTTTGGTGATGGCTTGGATACACACAACCACTCGGACCTGGTCAATGCTTTGAAATACTATGTCATTTTGCAGGTTTTCGGTATAGCTAGTAGCTGTATGGGTCGAGTGGCGTTCATCTTCTACCTGCTGCCTATCCTCTCGACGACAAAGATCTCTAAGATCATCTTGCGAGGGCTCCTAACACTGCAGGTGGTTAACTTCGTTTCAATTGTACTGCTCCTCTCACAGTGCCGTGATATACGAGGCATATGGGACCCCCTGTTCGCCGAAAGAACAGAGTGCATGGATGTTTCCGTTGAGATCTATTATGGATACTTCCAATGCT CCTGCAACGGCTTAACCGATTTGATCCTCTCCGTCTACCCGTCCTATATCTTCTGGAATCTCAAACTACGACTCCGGGTTAAGATTAGCTTGGTAATTTTAATAAGTCTGGGCCTCCTGTAA
- a CDS encoding NAD-dependent epimerase/dehydratase family protein (predicted protein) — MPTVLVTGANGYIGNAVARAFVRAGWITYGLIRSQTTATSLAVEEIIPIIGSIDDIASHETIRNKLPPTLDAIISTTENINEYIPHYNNTVHLLRTLATASTANGVRPVVIFSSGCKDYGIGPHYDGDAALAPHTEESSLNPPDILADRTYQSLKFLEHRDVFSPVVVRPTNVYGRSASYYRGFFEAAAQSVDTRKPLLIPVPPNSICHALHVDDCGDAYVAIAGHPRREEIEGEIFNISSRRYETIDEIAKTLVTEYGITAGVKYVEPESLAPAENPWPPALIDFPQWTGSAKVRAITGWCDVRPLFTEAIHTYRLAYEAAVVAGHENIEKMKERVELFKATVGQ; from the coding sequence ATGCCCACCGTCCTCGTCACCGGGGCCAACGGCTACATCGGCAACGCTGTAGCTCGCGCCTTCGTCCGAGCCGGCTGGATCACATACGGACTCATCCGATCCCAAACCACAGCAACATCCCTAGCCGTGGAAGAAATAATCCCTATAATCGGGAGCATCGACGACATCGCTTCACACGAAACCATCCGCAACAAACTTCCCCCAACATTAGACGCCATAATCTCCACCACAGAAAATATCAACGAGTACATCCCGCACTACAATAACACAGTTCATCTCCTGAGGACCTTGGCCACAGCTAGTACTGCGAATGGTGTCCGTCCAGTTGTCATATTTTCATCCGGGTGCAAGGACTACGGCATTGGACCACATTATGATGGGGATGCTGCGCTAGCGCCTCATACTGAAGAAAGTTCTCTTAATCCCCCGGATATTCTGGCTGATAGGACATATCAGTCGTTGAAGTTCCTCGAACACAGGGATGTCTTTTCTCCTGTCGTGGTTAGACCGACGAACGTCTACGGTAGATCTGCAAGTTACTACAGGGGCTTCTTCGAAGCTGCAGCCCAGAGTGTCGATACGAGAAAACCATTGTTGATACCGGTCCCTCCTAACTCAATTTGCCACGCACTTCACGTTGACGATTGTGGAGACGCCTACGTTGCTATTGCGGGACATCCGCGCCGAGAGGAGATAGAGGGggagatcttcaacatctcctcGCGGAGATACGAGACCATCGATGAGATTGCCAAGACCCTGGTTACTGAGTATGGTATCACTGCTGGAGTGAAGTATGTGGAGCCTGAGTCATTGGCACCGGCTGAGAATCCGTGGCCCCCGGCTTTGATCGATTTCCCGCAGTGGACGGGGTCGGCGAAGGTGAGGGCTATCACTGGTTGGTGTGATGTTCGGCCGCTGTTTACGGAGGCGATTCATACTTATCGATTGGCTTATGAGGCGGCTGTAGTGGCTGGTCATGAGaatattgagaagatgaaggaacGGGTGGAGTTGTTTAAGGCTACCGTTGGACAATGA
- a CDS encoding putative ABC transporter (pleiotropic drug resistance proteins (PDR1-15), ABC superfamily), giving the protein MDVHHGHLSRDTASDLSSVSASSSNISSNSCPDQNAELNETEKSSRPGSLNRRLTEDEIVRVLSRRRTGGSGENTEGKSEDMTQIMKLVSRMFGHERKSNSDEEKTRHLGVVWKHLTVKGVGLGAAIQPTNSEILLALPRKIKSLLTRGRNKPPLRTIIDDFTGCVRPGEMLLVLGRPGSGCSTFLKVVGNQRSGYKSVEGDVRYGGADAQTMADKYRSEVLYNPEDDLHYPTLTVRDTLLFALKTRTPNKESRLPGESRKEYQETFLSAIAKLFWIEHALDTKVGNELIRGISGGEKKRVSIAEALVTRASTQSWDNSTKGLDASTALEYVQSLRSLTDMANVSTLVALYQASENLYKLFDKVIFIEEGKCVYYGRAESARHYFESLGFECAPRWTTPDFLLSVTDPQARRVRQGWEDRIPRTAEEFRKIYRKSDIYKAALADNESFEEELESHQEEREAARKQSEKKNYTVSFYQQVAILTHRQFLIMYGDKTTLIGKWVILTGQALITGSLFYDLPQTSAGVFTRGGVMFYVLLFNALLAMAELTSFFDTRPVILKHKSFSFYRPSAFALAQVIVDIPIIFVQVTLFELIVYFMANLSRTASQFFINFLFIFTLTMTMYSFFRTIGALCGSLDIATRITGVAIQALVVYTGYLIPPWKMHPWLKWLIWINPVQYAFEGIMSNEFYNLDIQCEPPSIVPDGPNASPGHQTCAIQGSSANQLIVRGSNYIKSAFTYSRSHLWRNFGIIIAWLALFIALTMLGMELQKPNKGGSAATIFKRGEEPETVRRALENKKLPEDVESGNKEKGVDGNMNESASEDSGEKVTGIAQSTSIFTWRNVNYTIPYKGREKKLLQDVQGYVKPGRLTALVGASGAGKTTLLNTLAQRINFGVVTGEFLVDGRPLPRSFQRATGFAEQMDIHEPTATVRESLRFSALLRQPKEVPIHEKYDYCEKILDLLEMRSIAGATVGSGGIGLSEEQRKRLTIAVELASKPQLLLFLDEPTSGLDSLAAFNIVRFLRRLADAGQAILCTIHQPSAVLFEHFDDLVLLQSGGKVVYNGELGQDSSKLISYFERNGGKKCPPHANPAEYMLEVIGAGNPDYEGQDWSEVWAKSSENKQLTEEIDSIIQSRRNKNEGDNDDDRREYAMPIGVQVVAVTKRAFVAYWRSPEYNLGKFLLHIFTGLFNTFTFWHLGNSYIDMQSRLFSIFMTLTIAPPLIQQLQPRFLHFRNLYESREANSKIYSWVAFVTSAILPELPYSIVAGSIYFNCWYWGVWFPRDSFSSGYVWMLLMLFEMFYVGFGQFIAALAPNELFASLLVPCFFIFVVSFCGVVVPYKALIHFWRSWMYWLTPFHYLLEGLLGVVTHNVPLRCVSREESQFSPPPGETCQSYAGPFAQQAGGYVHDTGNGLCSYCQYSDGDTFAAESFNVYYSHKWRAYGIFWAFVMFNFAAVYAFSWLYLHGIRDIKKWFSTRKTKRGAQA; this is encoded by the exons ATGGACGTGCACCACGGACACCTATCTCGAGACACTGCCTCTGATCTGTCATCTGTGTCAGCCTCCAGCTCGAACATATCTTCAAATTCATGTCCAGACCAGAATGCAGAGCTCAATGAGACCGAAAAGTCAAGCCGGCCCGGATCATTGAACAGACGCCTCACTGAAGATGAGATCGTGCGTGTACTCTCTCGGCGACGTACCGGTGGATCTGGGGAAAATACAGAAGGGAAGTCAGAGGATATGACTCAGATCATGAAACTTGTTTCACGAATGTTTGGTCACGAGAGGAAGAGTAActccgacgaagaaaagacgaGGCATCTTGGGGTCGTATGGAAGCATTTAACTGTAAAGGGTGTTGGACTT GGTGCTGCCATTCAACCGACGAACTCTGAGATACTCCTCGCTTTGCCTCGAAAGATCAAGAGCCTCTTAACTCGTGGCAGGAATAAACCTCCGTTGCGGACTATCATAGATGACTTTACA GGTTGCGTACGGCCTGGGGAAATGCTGCTGGTCCTTGGCCGGCCCGGTTCAGGGTGCTCAACTTTCTTGAAAGTGGTCGGGAACCAAAGATCAGGGTATAAAAGCGTCGAAGGTGACGTACGCTATGGGGGTGCTGATGCTCAAACAATGGCGGATAAGTACCGCTCTGAGG TGCTTTACAATCCTGAGGATGACCTTCACTACCCTACCTTGACAGTACGGGATACTTTATTATTCGCCTTGAAAACTCGGACTCCGAATAAGGAATCACGCCTTCCTGGCGAATCACGAAAGGAATATCAGGAGACATTCTTATCTGCCATTGCTAAGCTATTCTGGATCGAACATGCCCTTGACACAAAGGTGGGCAACGAGCTAATCCGTGGAATTTCTGGAGGTGAAAAGAAGCGTGTCTCTATTGCAGAGGCCCTGGTGACTCGCGCATCCACCCAGTCTTGGGATAATTCGACGAAGGGACTCGACGCAAGTACAGCACTGGAGTATGTGCAAAGCTTGAGAAGCCTGACTGATATGGCAAACGTCTCCACACTTGTTGCGCTCTATCAAGCCTCTGAAAACCTATACAAACTCTTCGATAAAGTGATCTTCATAGAAGAAGGCAAATGTGTCTACTACGGCCGTGCTGAATCTGCCCGCCACTATTTTGAGAGCCTGGGGTTCGAGTGCGCCCCTAGATGGACGACCCCGGACTTTTTGTTATCAGTTACAGACCCACAAGCTCGTCGTGTTAGACAGGGGTGGGAAGACCGAATCCCTCGAACTGCAGAGGAGTTTCGGAAAATCTACCGCAAGagtgatatatataaggCCGCCCTAGCTGACAATGAGAGTTTCGAGGAAGAACTAGAATCTCATCAAGAGGAACGCGAAGCTGCCAGAAAACAatcggagaagaaaaactaCACTGTTTCGTTCTACCAGCAGGTTGCTATTCTAACGCATCGTCAATTTCTCATCATGTATGGCGACAAGACGACCCTAATAGGTAAATGGGTGATCTTGACCGGACAAGCCCTCATAACCGGCTCATTGTTTTATGATTTGCCCCAGACAAG TGCTGGCGTTTTCACGAGAGGGGGTGTGATGTTTTATGTTTTACTCTTTAATGCTCTACTGGCGATGGCCGAGCTTACGTCGTTTTTCGATACCCGACCAGTTATTCTAAAGCACAAGAGTTT CTCTTTCTATCGACCttctgcttttgctttggcACAagtgattgttgatattcCCATAATATTCGTCCAGGTTACGCTGTTTGAGCTAATTGTATATTT CATGGCCAACCTTTCAAGAACCGCTTCTCAGTTCTTCATTAATTTTCTGTTCATATTCACCCTGACGATGACTATGTACTCCTTCTTTCGCACTATTGGGGCATTGTGCGGTTCCCTTGACATTG CCACGCGTATTACAGGTGTTGCTATCCAAGCGCTCGTTGTCTATACAG GCTATCTTATTCCACCTTGGAAAATGCACCCATGGCTGAAATGGCTTATCTGGATTAATCCCGTGCAATATGCTTTCGAAGGGATTATGTCGAATGAGTTCTATAATTTAGACATTCAATGCGAGCCACCGAGTATTGTACCGGATGGTCCGAATGCATCACCTGGACACCAAACCTGCGCCATTCAAGGGAGTAGTGCCAATCAACTAATTGTTAGAGGCTCCAATTATATCAAGAGCGCATTTACATACAGCAGGTCTCATCTGTGGCGCAATTTCGGCATCATAATCGCGTGGTTAGCTCTATTCATTGCGTTGACCATGCTCGGTATGGAGCTTCAAAAGCCTAATAAAGGGGGTAGTGCCGCTACTATATTCAAAAGAGGCGAGGAGCCAGAAACTGTGAGACGAGCCCTCGAGAATAAGAAACTCCCAGAAGACGTGGAAAGTGGGaataaggagaagggcgtTGACGGGAACATGAACGAATCTGCGTCAGAAGACTCGGGAGAGAAGGTCACAGGCATTGCTCAGAGTACATCAATATTTACTTGGAGGAACGTGAACTATACGATCCCGTACAAAGGTAGAGAGAAAAAGCTTTTACAAGATGTTCAGGGTTATGTCAAACCAGGTCGCCTTACGGCTCTAGTGGGCGCCTCCGGAGCAGG GAAAACTACACTCCTCAACACATTGGCGCAACGAATCAACTTCGGTGTCGTTACCGGTGAATTCTTAGTTGATGGGAG GCCTCTCCCAAGGAGCTTCCAAAGAGCAACTGGGTTTGCCGAGCAGATGGATATACATGAGCCTACAGCTACCGTGAGAGAATCCTTGCGGTTCTCAGCGCTTCTTCGCCAGCCTAAAGAGGTGCCTATTCACGAAAAATATGACTACTGCGAGAAAATTCTCGACCTCCTAGAAATGCGATCAATTGCAGGAGCTACTGTTGGCTCTGGGGGCATTGGATTGAGTGAAGAACAGCGTAAGCGACTGACAATAGCCGTTGAGCTAGCAAGCAAACCGCAGTTATTGCTCTTTCTGGACGAGCCAACCTCTGGTCTTGATTCTCTTGCCGCCTTCAATATTGTACGCTTCCTTCGACGGCTTGCAGATGCTGGTCAGGCAATCCTGTGCACGATTCACCAGCCTTCTGCCGTGTTGTTCGAGCACTTTGACGACCTAGTACTGCTGCAAAGTGGGGGCAAAGTTGTCTATAATGGCGAGCTGGGGCAAGATTCTAGCAAGCTCATTAGTTACTTCGAGCGGAACGGGGGCAAGAAGTGTCCACCACACGCAAATCCTGCAGAG TACATGCTTGAGGTCATCGGTGCCGGAAATCCTGATTATGAAGGCCAAGATTGGTCCGAAGTCTGGGCCAAAAGCTCTGAGAACAAGCAATTGACGGAGGAAATTGATAGTATCATTCAATCACGCCGAAATAAGAATGAGGGAGACAATGATGACGACCGCCGCGAGTACGCTATGCCTATTGGGGTGCAGGTAGTAGCAGTAACAAAACGTGCATTTGTTGCTTACTGGAGATCTCCTGAATACAATCTC GGAAAATTCCTTTTACACATATTTACTGGCTTATTCAACACTTTCACTTTCTGGCATTTGGGGAACAGTTATATTGACATGCAATCTCGattattttctatatttaTGACGCTCACTATAGCGCCACCGCTAATCCAGCAACTGCAGCCGCGGTTTCTCCATTTCCGGAATCTGTACGAGTCTCGCGAGGCAAATTCCAAGATATACTCATGGGTTGCATTTGTTACTAGTGCTATTCTTCCCGAACTTCCGTACTCAATCGTTGCCGGTTCTATTTACTTCAATTGCTG GTACTGGGGTGTCTGGTTCCCCCGAGACTCATTCTCTTCAGGCTATGTCTGGATGCTTCTAATGCTCTTCGAGATGTTCTATGTGGGGTTCGGCCAGTTCATCGCCGCCCTTGCACCCAACGAACTCTTCGCCTCCCTTCTCGtaccttgtttctttatatttGTCGTATCCTTCTGCGGAGTTGTTGTCCCGTACAAGGCTCTGATCCACTTCTGGCGGTCCTGGATGTACTGGCTCACCCCTTTCCACTACCTCCTGGAAGGCCTTCTCGGTGTCGTAACACATAATGTCCCGTTGCGATGCGTCTCGAGAGAAGAGTCACAGTTCAGTCCGCCACCAGGAGAGACTTGCCAAAGTTATGCCGGTCCCTTTGCGCAGCAAGCTGGAGGCTACGTACATGATACGGGGAATGGACTTTGCTCCTACTGCCAGTACTCGGATGGCGATACCTTT GCTGCTGAAAGCTTCAATGTATATTACTCTCATAAGTGGAGAGCCTAT GGCATCTTTTGGGCGTTTGTCATGTTTAATTTCGCCGCTGTTTACGCTTTCTCGTGGCTTTATCTACATGGCATAagggatatcaagaagtgGTTTAGTACAAGGAAAACCAAAAGGGGGGCACAGGCGTAG
- a CDS encoding uncharacterized protein (predicted protein) — MIARSAQQHEDISLRHLELAFKHWASLPSDTRRDAWQLEITRAFAREMEKRKSLDDQLARVQQEANQLRAQVERLGSCQWPREFALFPPDTLPLPRDVARDLDTKESKISPDSSRWDYDNVVAKWKRVVMHDKSMGRVGVGHSSPVLDDYGTADSKRVGDDSGSMSRSRILQPPAGMSPPAPSPIQTGGPSASSSQQTSPYLPHDVTRSPNAGPQAKRPRLMNGHHSGAAPEGSNSPSTSQTAGTSKPWNPQQSLTVSNLTGPSGPTPPPSSSGP, encoded by the coding sequence ATGATCGCTCGAAGTGCGCAGCAGCATGAAGACATCAGTTTGCGGCATCTAGAGTTGGCATTCAAGCATTGGGCTTCGCTCCCTTCTGACACGAGGCGAGATGCATGGCAGCTCGAGATTACTCGAGCATTCGCCCGGGAGATGGAAAAGCGCAAGTCATTGGATGACCAGCTAGCTCGGGTGCAACAAGAAGCAAATCAACTTCGTGCCCAAGTAGAAAGATTAGGCTCATGTCAATGGCCAAGGGAGTTCGCGCTCTTTCCTCCAGACACGTTACCACTACCTCGGGATGTAGCCCGCGATTTGGAcaccaaagaaagcaagatcaGCCCCGATTCATCCCGCTGGGACTATGATAATGTGGTAGCAAAGTGGAAGCGCGTGGTGATGCACGACAAGAGCATGGGCCGTGTTGGTGTGGGACACTCTAGTCCTGTCTTGGATGATTATGGTACTGCGGATAGCAAACGTGTCGGTGATGACTCAGGAAGCATGTCCAGGTCAAGAATACTGCAACCCCCAGCAGGTATGAGCCCGCCTGCCCCGTCACCAATCCAGACAGGTGGGCCATCTGCATCTTCCAGCCAACAGACTTCTCCATATCTGCCACATGATGTCACCCGAAGTCCTAACGCAGGGCCTCAAGCCAAGCGCCCACGTCTAATGAATGGCCATCATTCAGGGGCCGCTCCTGAAGGATCCAATAGCCCGTCAACAAGTCAGACCGCTGGAACCTCTAAGCCCTGGAATCCCCAGCAATCCCTCACAGTTTCTAATCTCACTGGGCCTTCGGGCCCTACCCCCCCACCATCGTCCTCTGGCCCATAA
- a CDS encoding uncharacterized protein (predicted protein), protein MDESASNRPIDTPEGSAGADDAQSGAAKNAAVKDRKCQYCHQAFTSSSLGRHLDQFLFKKKPDGVHDVEEIRRIRSGITRRQARTSSGKRDTPERIIGKGQLDPYASDSGAKPRDGVRMMFNTPTWHATGVINDIPNPSQSHDVSSTSRFSASQTRAPKPLPDYASRGASANNPDTMRALELALREVLDNIKAATSRMRPRLSPFDFDIQSQTFPSLCLQLLPPPPSLFATSSSC, encoded by the exons ATGGACGAAAGCGCGTCTAATCGTCCGATAGATACCCCGGAAGGCTCTGCTGGGGCCGATGACGCGCAGTCCGGCGCTGCAAAGAATGCAGCTGTCAAAGACCGGAAGTGTCAATATTGTCACCAAGCATTTACCTCGTCTTCCCTGGGCCGTCACCTCGACCAGTTCCTCTTTAAAAAGAAACCGGACGGTGTCCATGATGTCGAGGAAATCCGGCGCATTCGAAGTGGCATCACTCGACGACAGGCTCGCACCTCGTCTGGCAAACGGGACACTCCTGAACGAATCATAGGGAAAGGCCAGTTGGATCCGTATGCGAGTGACTCAGGTGCGAAGCCACGCGACGGTGTTAGAATGATGTTTAACACCCCCACCTGGCATGCGACTGGTGTTATCAACGATATTCCCAACCCCAGTCAGTCCCACGATGTTTCCAGCACATCACGGTTTTCCGCTTCGCAAACTCGGGCCCCTAAGCCCCTCCCTGATTATGCGAGCAGAGGCGCTAGCGCCAACAATCCTGATACGATGAGAGCGCTGGAGCTGGCTTTACGGGAAGTACTGGACAATATCAAGGCCGCAAC TTCAAGAATGCGCCCTCGATTGTCTCCATTCGACTTCGATATTCAGTCGCAAACGTTTCCTTCACTCTGTCTGCAACTGCTACCCCCGCCTCCAAGCTTATTCGCGACTA GCTCTTCGTGCTAA